From a region of the Castanea sativa cultivar Marrone di Chiusa Pesio chromosome 10, ASM4071231v1 genome:
- the LOC142612892 gene encoding LOW QUALITY PROTEIN: vicilin Jug r 6.0101 (The sequence of the model RefSeq protein was modified relative to this genomic sequence to represent the inferred CDS: deleted 1 base in 1 codon): MASKAKVSLALLLLSLLVLCASLAQAKDPELKICQNQCKRQKQQCERNCDEYIREKKERERQRGEGNGGVERESYDREEEREEQEEEEEEEEAEDNPFLFEDEDFESRVETDEGSVQVLQRFTKRSKLLRGIENYRVAILEADPLTFISPAHFDAELVLFVAKGRATITMVRDEERMSIVCDEDRKSFNLECGDVIRVPMGTPFYMINRDENEKLYVVKILQTISIPGHFEAFNGPGGEDPESFYTAFSREVLQATLKADGFQLDKLFHKQRKGSIMKASKEKIDALRQHKQGSAGIWPFGSFSSAHIYNLFNKQPSKSNQYGSLYEALPNDYKQLQDVDLSVAFANITRDSMVGPIYYSKATKISVIVEGEGYFEMACPHLSSSRSRGQRGGRESSRPRKSSTRYRKVSGALRPGVVFVTPASHPFVVIASRNSDLKVVCFEINAKGNIRYNLAGKGNVMNKLEKEAKELAFNLPAREVESIFNLQDGDLFFQGPKEREEEYGRAFE; this comes from the exons ATGGCTTCCAAAGCTAAGGTTTCTTTAGCTCTCTTGCTCTTGTCTCTTTTGGTTTTATGTGCTAGTTTAGCTCAGGCCAAGGACCCAGAGCTCAAAATATGCCAAAACCAATGTAAGCGACAAAAGCAACAGTGTGAGCGAAATTGTGACGAGTacataagagagaaaaaggagcGAGAGAGGCAAAGAGGAGAGGGAAATGGTGGAGTGGAAAGGGAAAGCTATGACagggaagaggagagagaggagcaagaagaagaagaagaagaagaagaagcggaAGATAATCCTTTCTTGTTTGAAGATGAGGATTTTGAGTCCAGGGTTGAGACTGATGAAGGTAGTGTTCAGGTTCTTCAGAGGTTTACAAAGAGGTCCAAACTTCTTCGTGGCATTGAGAACTATCGTGTGGCGATTCTTGAAGCCGATCCTCTGACATTCATAAGCCCAGCTCACTTTGATGCTGAACTTGTTCTCTTTGTTGCCAAGG GGCGAGCAACTATTACTATGGTGAGGGATGAGGAGAGAATGAGCATTGTGTGCGATGAGGATAGAAAGAGCTTTAACCTGGAATGTGGAGATGTAATTAGGGTTCCAATGGGGACGCCTTTTTATATGATCAATAGGGATGAAAACGAGAAGCTTTATGTTGTCAAAATCCTTCAAACCATCTCTATTCCTGGGCATTTCGAG GCATTCAATGGACCAGGTGGCGAAGACCCAGAATCTTTCTACACGGCATTCAGCCGGGAAGTTCTTCAGGCCACTTTGAAG GCAGACGGGTTTCAATTGGACAAGCTCTTTCATAAGCAGAGGAAAGGAAGCATTATGAAAGCCTCCAAAGAAAAAATCGACGCCTTGCGTCAACACAAGCAAGGTTCAGCTGGCATTTGGCCTTTTGGTAGCTTCTCAAGCGCT catatatataatcttttcaACAAACAGCCATCTAAGTCGAACCAATATGGCAGTCTCTACGAAGCCCTACCCAATGATTACAAGCAGCTACAAGACGTCGACCTCTCTGTTGCCTTTGCTAACATCACTAGAG ATTCTATGGTTGGTCCGATTTACTACTCAAAGGCGACAAAGATCTCTGTCATAGTTGAAGGTGAAGGATACTTCGAGATGGCATGCCCTCATCTTTCTTCCTCTAGATCAAGAGGGCAAAGAGGAGGCAGGGAAAGCTCTAGACCAAGAAAGAGTAGCACAAGATACCGGAAGGTTAGCGGTGCCTTGAGACCTGGTGTGGTGTTTGTAACTCCGGCTAGCCATCCTTTTGTGGTCATTGCTTCACGGAATAGTGACCTGAAAGTCGTTTGCTTCGAGATCAATGCCAAAGGAAACATTAGGTACAATCTTGCAG GGAAAGGGAATGTTATGAATAAGTTAGAGAAGGAGGCAAAGGAGTTGGCCTTTAACTTGCCAGCAAGAGAGGTGGAAAGCATCTTCAACCTCCAAGATGGGGACTTGTTTTTCCAGGGGCCAAAGGAACGAGAAGAGGAATATGGTCGTGCTTTTGAGTGA